DNA from Amorphoplanes friuliensis DSM 7358:
CAGGGAGGCACCGGCGGCGCCCGCACCACGATCTACTTCACGGCGCCCCACCGCGTCGACTTCCGCTCCCTGGTCCGTGACCTCGGCGCGACCCTGCACTGCCGCGTCGAGCTCCGCCAGCTCTCGGCCCGCGACTCCGCCCGCGTCCAGGGCGGCATCGGCTCCTGCGGCCGCGACCTCTGCTGCGCGACCTTCCTGACGGACTTCGAGCCGGTCACCATCCGCATGGCCAAGGACCAGGACCTCCCCCTCAACCCCCTCCGCATCTCAGGCGCCTGCGGCCGCCTCATGTGCTGCCTCAAATATGAACATCCCTTGTACGCCCGTTTTCAGGCGGATGCCCCGGCTGTCGGCAGCCGGGTGACAACTCCCGAGGGTGACGGCAGGGTCGTGGCTCACAGCGTCCCGAAGGACGCGGTGGTGGTCCGCATGGACGCCGACGGCTCCCGGTGCTCCTGCAGCCGGGCCTCGGTCTGCGCTCCTCGGCAAAGCCATGATCAGCACTACGGCAGCTAAGGGGATGACCAGGCGGGTGTGAACTCCGTTTCGATCAGTGCCGCCCGCCAGGTCGGCTGACCCGCCTTCGGTCGCCCCTTTCCGCGTGGGATCACTCGGATGAAGGTGAAGGCATCTCGCAGGACTGCTCGTTGCTCCACGAGGGCGAGCTTGCCGAACTCCTCGTCGGCCGTCTCTCGTCGTCCCGCTTCGAGAACCGACTTTCGGATGCCTGCCAACTCCTCGCGGAGCCTGGCGGTGCCTGTGAGCACGGCGGCCCGCTCCAGTAGGCCCGCGGCTCGGTCCTCCACCAATTCGGCCATCAACAGCTCGATCTCGTTCTCGCGTGCCTTCAGCGGAGCCACGTCCATCGGCGCGGGCTGCTGCCCGGACATGGTCCGCCCCGTAGCCTCCATCTGCTGCAGCAACCGGGACACGACCACTCGGTCAGCGAAGTCCAGTGGGAGTTGGCAGTGTCCACGGCTCAGGGTCTCGTCCACGGGTCCTTGGCACACGTAGATCGGCGCGGAGCCGCGCTTGCTCGCGCCCATCGGCCCGCCACAAACCGTGCAGGAGGCGATCCGGGACAACAGGGTGGCCAACTTGCCCACGGTGCTGCCCGGTCGCTCGCGGCCGGCCAGGAACAGGTCCATCGCGCGCCAGGTTGTCTCGTCGACGATGGGCGTCCAGTTCCCGTCGCCCATGATTTCTCCGTACAGGGTCGACTTCGCCATGTTGCGCGGAGCCCGCAGGAGAGATCGAACGGCGACGTTGCTCCACCGGCCGGACGGGTCGTAGTCATTTCGGCGCGGTGCGCGCGCCCGGGCGGTCGCTGGGTCGGGCGCGGACGTCCTGAAGCCTGCCTCGTTCCACTCCCGGGCCACGGTCGTCAACGCCTTGCCCGCGAGCACATCCTGGTACGCCCTCAGCACGGCCGCCGCCTCCGCTCGGCGCAGCGTGCCGTCCAGTTCGTAGCCGAACGGCCGCCTGATCCACTGTGGCCGGCCGGTGCTCACCCGTAGATCGTTCGCCAGGATCTGCCGCTCGGCCTTCCGTTCCGTCTCGGCCGTTGCGACAGCGGCCAGGATGCGGGCGACCATGCGACCGACGTCAGTGGTCAGATCGATGTCGCCGGTGGCGGTGGCCAGGCCGATGTCGCGTTCCAGCGCCAGGTCGATCAAGAACTCGAGATCCTTGAGTGAGCGGGTCACGCGGTCCAGGTGCCAGGCGACGATGAGGTCCGCCTCGCCGGCTTCGATCTTCCGGACCACACGCTGCCAACCCGGGCGATCGGCGAGGCGGACAGTGGTGGCGGAAACTGTGTCATCGACGACGTCGACCACTTCCCATCCTCTCGCCAGAGCGAGGGCGCGACACGCCAGTTCCTGGCTCTTCAGGGCCGCCCTGTTCCCGGTCCTGTCCACGCTCATGCGGAGGTAGAGCACAGCGCGCAAGGTCGTGCGGGTCAGCGCGGCGGACTGCATGGCGCGTCGTCTGGCCGCACTCTTGATACGCGGTGAACTTGTCACGCGACTAGGCTAGGAGCGCGCACCAGCGTGGTCAAGCTCAACCAGAATCCCAGGCCGCGCCTGTACTTATGGCAGCTGACTGCTGTCTGCAGCGGCCGGGCCGTCGATGATGATGGGGGGCTCGATGAGGTGGGGGGTCAGGGGTTCCTGGGGGAGCAGCCAGGAGCTGTCCGGGGTGTTGTCGGGGTCGGCGACCCACTTGTGGCAGATCTTGTCGATGCCGATGGCGTGCACGGTGAGAGTCCCGTCGGGGGAGATGTGCATGCGGAGGAAGCTTTTGGCGTCCTCGATGCCCTGGCCCGCGAAGAGCTCGTTGGTGTTGACGTCGAAGAGGCTGGCGATCAGCAGGTAGAGCGACAGCAGCTGCGTGGCCAGGTAGGCGATCACCGGCCCGTAGAGGATCGCGGCGACGATCAGGGGGCCTGGCCATTCCCAGTTACGGAACGGCAGGTGGAACCAGACCCAGGTGCCGGCGGCGGCCAGGCCGATCTGGGCGAAGCCGTGGAGCACGCCGAGGATCCAGTGGCGGGAGTGTTTGGCGGCGTCGGCGCCTGGCGGCTGGGCGAAGAGGACCGTGCCAGCGAGGATCAGCAGCAGCATGATCACCAGCGGGATGCTGAAGAGGCGTTGGAGTGTGCCGCCCTGGCTCGCTGCGCCGGCCATGGCGAGCATCGTCAGGGTTTGGATGATGCCGAGCATCGTGGCGAAGCCGGCGTTGCGGATCGGCACCTTGCTGAAGACGCCCCAGCGCAGGCGCTTGGATTCCTCGACGCTCGGGAAGCGGGAGACCAGCTTGTAGTCGCGGCTGCGGCTGGCGCTGCGGGTGAGCGTCTCCTTCGGTGGGACGGTCAGCTGCTCGGGCAAGTTGTGCGTGGCGACGAGGTAGGCCCCGCCGCCGCCACACGTGATCAGATCGCGGTCCTCGCCCGTGTAGCGCGCGTAGTGGTGCAGATCGCCGGAGACGAGCAGGCGTACCTGGGCTCCGGTCGGGGCGAGGATGGTCCGGATGAAGTAGTCGACGGCGTCGTACCGGTCGGGCTCTTTGGCGGCCTTGACCCAGACCGGCGACGGTGTCATGAGGATGACCCGGTCGTCGGGGCCGAGCTTGCGGGCCGCCTCCTCGAAGTAGAGCAGCTGCGGGTCGTCGATGTAGGCGCCGAACTGCTCGTCGATCGCGAACAGGTGCCAGTTGGCGGGCAGCTCCACCGCAAAATAGGACCTGTACTGCTGGGTGCGCCAGCCGCCGATGTGCCCGTCCTTGCGGCGCGCGAAGAGGCGGAGGAAAGCCGTCAGCCCGTCGTACCAGTCGTGGTTGCCGGGGAGGGCGAAGAGCGTGGGCTGCGGGCCGTCAGCGGGAGGCTCGGGGAGGGCGGCGCGGTAGGGGCCCTTGGTGCGGTTCTCGTAACCGTCACCGTTGGCCAGCGGGTAGACCTGGTCGCCGCCCATGAGCAGCACCTGGCCGCGGGGCAGCACCTGGCCGTCGACCTCGAG
Protein-coding regions in this window:
- a CDS encoding PSP1 domain-containing protein; translation: MGMLCAVSFNRYGRLYYLDPGEFSPQVGDRVLVPTDDGPEVAECVWAAQWVSEDTDGFPKVAGLADDKDLRRDELLRKRKAEAKVAAKKLIKAHELPMKVVAVDHVLEQGGTGGARTTIYFTAPHRVDFRSLVRDLGATLHCRVELRQLSARDSARVQGGIGSCGRDLCCATFLTDFEPVTIRMAKDQDLPLNPLRISGACGRLMCCLKYEHPLYARFQADAPAVGSRVTTPEGDGRVVAHSVPKDAVVVRMDADGSRCSCSRASVCAPRQSHDQHYGS
- a CDS encoding recombinase family protein; its protein translation is MQSAALTRTTLRAVLYLRMSVDRTGNRAALKSQELACRALALARGWEVVDVVDDTVSATTVRLADRPGWQRVVRKIEAGEADLIVAWHLDRVTRSLKDLEFLIDLALERDIGLATATGDIDLTTDVGRMVARILAAVATAETERKAERQILANDLRVSTGRPQWIRRPFGYELDGTLRRAEAAAVLRAYQDVLAGKALTTVAREWNEAGFRTSAPDPATARARAPRRNDYDPSGRWSNVAVRSLLRAPRNMAKSTLYGEIMGDGNWTPIVDETTWRAMDLFLAGRERPGSTVGKLATLLSRIASCTVCGGPMGASKRGSAPIYVCQGPVDETLSRGHCQLPLDFADRVVVSRLLQQMEATGRTMSGQQPAPMDVAPLKARENEIELLMAELVEDRAAGLLERAAVLTGTARLREELAGIRKSVLEAGRRETADEEFGKLALVEQRAVLRDAFTFIRVIPRGKGRPKAGQPTWRAALIETEFTPAWSSP
- a CDS encoding metallophosphoesterase family protein; its protein translation is MEPEQLGFTPQRPVGWLAPLLLLNTGLRTLMAILFGAYLDKRELQNALPGDAFTQPGTADGELWFDYVADLGDGFHATYSVAYLLAQPQLEVDGQVLPRGQVLLMGGDQVYPLANGDGYENRTKGPYRAALPEPPADGPQPTLFALPGNHDWYDGLTAFLRLFARRKDGHIGGWRTQQYRSYFAVELPANWHLFAIDEQFGAYIDDPQLLYFEEAARKLGPDDRVILMTPSPVWVKAAKEPDRYDAVDYFIRTILAPTGAQVRLLVSGDLHHYARYTGEDRDLITCGGGGAYLVATHNLPEQLTVPPKETLTRSASRSRDYKLVSRFPSVEESKRLRWGVFSKVPIRNAGFATMLGIIQTLTMLAMAGAASQGGTLQRLFSIPLVIMLLLILAGTVLFAQPPGADAAKHSRHWILGVLHGFAQIGLAAAGTWVWFHLPFRNWEWPGPLIVAAILYGPVIAYLATQLLSLYLLIASLFDVNTNELFAGQGIEDAKSFLRMHISPDGTLTVHAIGIDKICHKWVADPDNTPDSSWLLPQEPLTPHLIEPPIIIDGPAAADSSQLP